A stretch of Scheffersomyces stipitis CBS 6054 chromosome 2, complete sequence DNA encodes these proteins:
- the LAC4 gene encoding Beta-galactosidase (Lactase) (Beta-galactosidase (Lactase) (BGAL)~go_component beta-galactosidase complex~go_funtion hydrolase activity, hydrolyzing O-glycosyl compounds; beta-galactosidase activity~go_process carbohydrate metabolism): MIDYTKNSLVKVLSDPQTVHTNRLPTRAYYLPSESTLSLNGDWDFSYFETPQEAPIPGDNFEDFKKIRVPGHWQLQGYGRPHYTNVVYPFPVTPPNPPSKNPTGVYRHSFEVPEDWSKKDYEYRLRFEGVDNSYHLFLNGKLIGYNEGSRNAAEFDVSDCIHKTGKNDLVIRVYQWSSSSYIEDQDQWWLSGIFRDVYLLGFNKKGYIKNFQVATDLDKEYKNAELRINLQLNTTSDVKISLHDPTKNLIFEQKFDKLVPSSELKFPVSEPLKWTAESPYLYLLRIEIVDELEAKISCVEQQIGFRTVEMKKGLICVNGVPILIRGVNRHEHHPKFGRSVPFDFVERDLKLMKAHNINAIRTAHYPNHPKFYELANQLGFWVLDEADLECHGFVEAVRIPQNKETQISYDETTRQLFKEAAEFTSNNPLWENAYIDRANQLVHRDCNQPCIIIWSLGNEAFFGRNHAKMAKEIRRNDIQNRPIHYEGDLNAEVADMFSRMYITPDEVLEYTKQKAKPLILCEYAHAMGNGPGLLRQYQDLFYEHEILQGGFVWEWANHGLEDVDSKGNVVYKYGGDFGESPHDGVFILDGLTNSVHDPTPGLVEYKKVIEPVVILIGEEEVSIKNTFDFIDLNEYTAEYTFLEIIGLDRHVLQSGDLDISNLQPKQTRKLALPTLESKPEPGSTVIFHIIIKTKKETRGLRRDHIISWAQRKIQQGSSKILKQPGATLKCKQEGNSLQIDSEGSKLVFDLVKGRINYWGSSKELFLSDEMDQGSLTFWRPSINNDATKDAPYWKSFGLDKMQNHVRDVRVQKQNQFQVTIEVDSFVAPPILAWGFEVKQVYEVLDKKIKLTTSLKPIGHKDEFIPKTIPRLGYQFIISDKLGSNVRWFGRGPGESYSDKKEGQWFDVHRLPLDKLDYSYDYPQENGNHEDTDWVLLESKEEVKGTQAENGAKTFGFKASDSWRVDEAQHPSDIVHDRRFIRLDYKQHGVGTEACGPGPLAEYQFRLNGPIEFEFTLDMITN, encoded by the exons atgaTTGACTATACAAAGAATTCGCTAGTAAAAGTACTTTCAGATCCACAGACTGTTCATACCAACAGATTACCAACAAGGGCATACTACCTCCCGTCTGAATCGACTTTGTCTTTGAATGGAGACTGGGATTTTAGTTATTTCGAAACTCCTCAGGAAGCCCCAATACCAGGAGACAATTTCGAAGACTTTAAAAAGATTCGAGTTCCTGGCCATTGGCAATTACAAGGATACGGAAGACCTCATTACACCAACGTCGTCTATCCATTCCCTGTAACACCCCCAAATCCACCTTCGAAAAATCCAACTGGGGTTTATCGCCATTCATttgaagttccagaagattGGTCAAAAAAAGATTATGAATACAGACTCCGGTTCGAAGGAGTCGACAACTCATATCACTTATTTCTCAATGGTAAACTCATTGGATACAACGAAGGAAGTAGAAATGCTGCTGAATTCGATGTATCCGACTGCATCCACAAAACAGGCAAGAATGACTTGGTCATTAGAGTTTATCAATGGTCTAGCTCATCTTACATTGAAGATCAGGACCAATGGTGGTTAAGTGGAATATTTAGAGATGTCTACTTACTAGGATTCAATAAGAAGGGCtatatcaagaactttcAAGTTGCTACTGATTTGGACAAAGAGTACAAGAATGCCGAATTGAGAATTaacttgcaattgaacACTACTTCAGATGTAAAGATATCTTTGCATGACCCCACAAAGAATTTGATATTTGAACAGAAGTTTGACAAATTGgttccatcttctgaactCAAATTTCCAGTTTCAGAGCCTTTGAAATGGACAGCGGAGTCGCCTTACTTGTACCTTCTTCGAATTGAGATTGTCGACGAATTAGAGGCAAAGATTTCTTGTGTTGAACAACAGATCGGGTTCAGAACAgtagaaatgaagaaaggCTTGATCTGCGTCAATGGAGTTCCAATTTTGATAAGAGGAGTTAATAGACATGAACACCATCCAAAGTTTGGCAGATCAGTTCCTTTTGACTTTGTAGAAAGAGACTTAAAACTTATGAAAGCTCACAATATCAACGCCATTAGAACTGCTCATTACCCAAATCATCCCAAGTTTTATGAATTGGCAAATCAGCTAGGATTTTGGGTTTTAGACGAAGCCGACTTAGAATGTCATGGATTCGTCGAAGCTGTACGTATTCCACAGAATAAGGAGACACAAATTCTGTACGACGAAACCACTCGTCAACTATTCAAAGAAGCAGCGGAATTCACATCAAATAACCCGTTATGGGAGAATGCTTATATAGACCGTGCAAATCAATTGGTGCATAGAGATTGTAATCAACCCTGCATCATCATATGGTCTCTAGGAAATGAAGCATTTTTCGGACGGAATCATGCTAAAATGGCGAAAGAAATCAGGAGAAATGATATTCAGAACAGACCAATTCATTACGAAGGAGATTTGAACGCTGAAGTTGCCGACATGTTTAGTAGAATGTACATCACTCCtgatgaagttcttgagtATACTAAGCAGAAAGCAAAACCCTTGATTCTATGTGAATATGCTCATGCAATGGGAAATGGACCCGGACTTTTAAGACAATACCAGGACTTATTCTATGAGCatgaaattcttcaaggaGGATTTGTCTGGGAATGGGCAAACCACGGAttggaagatgttgatTCCAAAGGAAATGTAGTATATAAATACGGCGGTGACTTCGGCGAGTCTCCTCACGACGGTGTTTTTATTTTGGACGGACTTACGAATTCTGTCCATGACCCAACTCCTGGATTGGTGGAATATAAGAAGGTGATCGAGCCTGTAGTTATTTtaattggagaagaagaagtttccaTCAAGAATacttttgatttcatcgaCTTGAATGAGTACACGGCTGAATACACATTTCTCGAAATCATTGGATTAGATAGACATGTTTTGCAATCCGGAGATTTAGACATCTCTAATTTGCAGCCcaaacaaacaagaaaactAGCACTCCCAACTTTGGAATCCAAACCTGAGCCTGGGTCCACTGTTATATTTCATATCATTATcaaaacaaagaaagaaactCGCGGTTTACGTCGAGACCATATTATCTCTTGGGCACAGAGAAAGATACAACAGGGAAGCTCCAAAATTCTCAAGCAACCTGGTGCAACTTTAAAATGCAAACAAGAAGGGAACAGTTTGCAGATCGATTCCGAAGGATCCAAGTTGGTGTTTGATTTGGTTAAAGGGAGAATTAATTATTGGGGATCAAGCAAAGAACTTTTCTTGAGCGATGAAATGGACCAAGGAAGTTTGACATTCTGGAGACCAAGCATCAATAATGATGCTACCAAAGATGCACCATACTGGAAATCATTTGGCTTGGACAAGATGCAAAACCATGTTCGTGATGTTAGAgttcaaaaacaaaacCAATTTCAAGTAACCATCGAAGTAGATTCCTTTGTGGCTCCTCCTATATTAGCCTGGGGATTTGAAGTGAAACAGGTTTACGAAGTGCTTGacaaaaagatcaaattAACCACTTCTTTGAAGCCAATTGGCCACAAGGATGAGTTCATTCCCAAGACAATTCCTCGTCTAGGTTATCAGTTCATTATTTCTGACAAACTAGGATCTAACGTGAGATGGTTTGGGCGAGGTCCTGGAGAAAGCTATAGTGACAAAAAGGAAGGACAATGGTTCGATGTTCATAGACTTCCGCTTGACAAATTGGATTACAGCTACGATTACCCACAAGAAAACGGAAACCATGAAGATACCGATTgggttcttcttgaatcaaaagaagaagtcaaaggCACACAAGCAGAAAATGGAGCTAAGA CTTTCGGATTCAAGGCGTCGGATAGCTGGCGAGTAGACGAGGCACAGCATCCATCTGACATAGTTCATGATAGACGGTTTATTCGGTTAGACTACAAGCAACATGGAGTTGGAACCGAGGCTTGTGGTCCTGGTCCATTAGCCGAATATCAATTTAGACTTAACGGTCCAATAGAGTTCGAGTTCACACTAGACATGATAACGAACTAG
- a CDS encoding predicted protein yields the protein MTKLYSLVLLSLLGLSAVNAADTTTTVEVTPTITATTTVSVVEQIYETEYIYTNGDGVLTTETIIVSGSPPATTDAATPTTTASTSPTSNLFADYTAPPGDYSTATETKTTVLDSGVTAVYELVVLYTTVCPC from the exons ATGACCAAGTTGtattctcttgttcttctttccttgCTTGGTCTCTCTGCTGTTAATGCTGCTGACACCACTACCACTGTGGAAGTCACTCCTACAATCACCGCCACAACTACCGTGTCAGTGGTAGAGCAAATCTACGAAACTGAGTACATCTATACGAACGGGGACGGTGTGCTCACCACTGAAACCATCATTG TCTCGGGTTCCCCTCCAGCAACTACTGATGCTGCTACTCCCACAACTACGGCCTCGACTTCGCCTACTTCTAACCTTTTCGCTGATTACACCGCTCCACCTGGAGACTACTCTACAGCCACTGAAACTAAGACCACCGTTCTTGACAGTGGGGTAACTGCAGTCTACGAGCTTGTGGTGTTGTACACCACCGTCTGCCCATGTTAG
- a CDS encoding predicted protein, giving the protein MTTSTIEQKDENEPLLATADQVSALIESFIELGVLVHDNQGTQQSHTALTHKTNQVISQLSGLTSSPFTHQFPIPVDVISYIEDGRNPDIYTREFIEVTAKSNARLKGKMKAFARLRDVLGEKLGNEFPRLVDSIDDIKKRTTPEE; this is encoded by the coding sequence ATGACTACTTCTACGATTGAACAAAAAGACGAAAACGAGCCTCTTTTGGCTACAGCTGATCAGGTGCTGGCTCTTATAGAGTCGTTCATAGAGCTTGGAGTTCTAGTTCACGACAACCAAGGAACCCAACAATCGCATACGGCACTCACCCACAAGACCAACCAGGTGATTAGTCAACTCTCTGGCTTGACTTCGAGCCCATTTACTCACCAGTTCCCAATTCCAGTGGACGTGATATCGTACATAGAAGATGGAAGAAACCCGGACATCTACACTCGTGAATTTATTGAAGTCACTGCCAAAAGTAATGCAAGACTCAAAGGCAAGATGAAAGCATTTGCACGTTTGCGAGATGTTCTTGGAGAGAAGTTGGGCAACGAGTTTCCGCGATTGGTGGACTCTATCGatgacatcaagaagagaacaaCTCCTGAAGAATAG